A region from the Helcococcus ovis genome encodes:
- a CDS encoding chromate transporter translates to MLVIFTLFITFLQIGVFAFGGGYAILPFIQELVVNKHSWLTLREMTDVVTISQMTPGPIALNGATFVGTKVAGLMGSIVATTAIILPQLIIMIILAKLYFSDKEMEFMNKIIKALRPAVAGLIFIATIQMIKGSVFNGLIFKFENISYVALITFFVGFFLYIKKIGMIKLISIGAVLGVIFTVIFDKIM, encoded by the coding sequence ATGTTAGTAATTTTTACCTTATTTATAACATTCCTTCAAATTGGTGTATTTGCGTTTGGTGGAGGTTATGCAATTTTGCCGTTTATTCAAGAATTAGTTGTAAATAAACATAGTTGGTTGACTTTACGAGAAATGACTGATGTAGTTACCATTTCTCAAATGACACCGGGTCCTATAGCATTAAATGGGGCAACATTTGTCGGTACGAAGGTAGCCGGGTTAATGGGTTCAATCGTAGCAACTACAGCAATTATACTACCTCAGCTTATTATTATGATAATTTTAGCTAAATTATATTTTTCGGATAAAGAAATGGAATTTATGAATAAAATTATTAAAGCATTAAGACCGGCAGTTGCGGGACTGATTTTTATCGCAACAATACAAATGATAAAGGGTTCTGTGTTTAATGGATTAATATTTAAATTTGAAAATATATCGTATGTAGCACTAATAACGTTTTTTGTGGGATTTTTTTTATACATAAAAAAAATAGGAATGATAAAATTAATTTCTATCGGTGCAGTTTTAGGAGTTATATTTACCGTTATTTTTGATAAAATAATGTAA